Proteins co-encoded in one Oceanotoga teriensis genomic window:
- a CDS encoding radical SAM protein: MNFEPSYMKLYENGKLKEIKEVLYKKLEKCDLCPRKCNINRYKNNGLCGANDKIKISEFVLYPGEEPPLTGNTGAGGIFFSNCSMNCIYCQNFKFSQEGLGKNITVEDLKNIYLDIQNNKKAVNLDLITATAYLPFIIDALILAIEEGFRLPIVWNTSSYENVEIIELLRDIVDIYLPDIRYTSNIIAKRLSNVKNYQDSMQSTLREIYKQIGNDYIEEKGILKRGIIVRILVLPNYINQAKEALKFLKYEISENIRISLMDQYVPVYKAKNSEKLGRFLKKNEYEEVVQTMIDLDLKNGWTQHHKLLED, encoded by the coding sequence ATGAATTTTGAACCATCATATATGAAATTATATGAAAATGGCAAATTAAAAGAAATAAAAGAAGTCCTATATAAAAAATTAGAAAAATGTGATTTATGTCCAAGAAAATGCAATATAAATAGATATAAAAATAATGGGTTATGTGGAGCAAATGATAAAATAAAAATTTCCGAATTTGTTTTATACCCAGGCGAAGAACCTCCATTAACGGGAAATACGGGCGCTGGAGGAATTTTCTTCTCAAATTGTAGTATGAATTGCATATATTGTCAAAATTTTAAGTTCAGCCAAGAAGGCCTTGGAAAAAATATAACAGTTGAAGACTTAAAAAATATATATCTTGATATACAAAATAATAAAAAAGCTGTAAATTTAGATTTAATAACAGCTACAGCCTATCTTCCTTTTATAATTGATGCTTTAATATTAGCTATTGAAGAAGGGTTTAGGTTACCAATTGTTTGGAATACTTCATCATATGAAAATGTTGAAATAATAGAACTATTAAGAGATATAGTAGATATTTATTTGCCCGATATAAGATATACAAGTAATATAATTGCAAAAAGATTATCGAATGTTAAAAATTACCAAGATAGTATGCAATCTACATTAAGAGAAATTTATAAACAAATTGGAAATGATTATATAGAAGAAAAAGGAATTCTAAAAAGAGGGATAATAGTAAGAATATTAGTATTGCCAAATTATATAAACCAAGCAAAAGAAGCTCTTAAATTTTTAAAATATGAAATATCTGAAAATATTAGAATAAGTTTAATGGATCAATATGTACCTGTATATAAAGCAAAAAATTCAGAAAAACTTGGTAGATTTTTGAAAAAAAATGAATATGAAGAAGTTGTTCAAACAATGATAGATTTAGACCTTAAAAATGGATGGACACAACATCATAAACTTTTAGAGGATTGA
- a CDS encoding radical SAM protein, with protein sequence MKKTIDLIKLNKTKSISLTGDYCYLNCSHCNKHYLKNMKTIKDIEALVKQGYKSFLLSGGMNNKLEIPINIHKNELRKLKEKYDLKYNAHFGFMNEENIIDIKDIIDTASIDIIGNKKTLEEVYHIKNYEESFKTIENIIKYEIPIKPHITIGLYKGQIYHEIEALEKLEKYIEYFDRIIFLVLIPTKGSKYENNLIPKIDEVLNIIKIAKKMYNDKKIILGCMHPKGTYRKELQKNLIPYLDGLVQPLKETEILIKNMNYKINYKYECCAL encoded by the coding sequence ATGAAAAAAACAATAGATCTAATAAAATTAAATAAAACAAAATCTATAAGTTTAACTGGAGATTATTGCTATTTAAATTGCTCTCATTGCAATAAACATTATTTAAAAAATATGAAAACCATAAAAGATATAGAAGCTCTTGTCAAACAAGGTTATAAATCATTTCTTTTAAGTGGCGGAATGAATAACAAACTTGAAATTCCTATCAACATTCATAAAAATGAATTGAGAAAATTAAAAGAAAAATACGATTTAAAATACAATGCTCATTTTGGTTTTATGAATGAAGAAAATATTATTGATATAAAAGATATAATTGACACAGCTTCAATTGATATAATTGGAAATAAGAAAACTTTAGAAGAAGTTTATCATATAAAAAATTATGAAGAGTCTTTTAAAACTATTGAAAATATTATCAAATATGAAATACCTATAAAACCTCATATTACAATAGGACTTTATAAAGGACAAATCTACCATGAAATAGAAGCTTTAGAAAAATTAGAAAAATACATAGAATATTTTGATAGGATAATTTTTCTTGTTCTTATTCCTACAAAAGGAAGCAAATATGAAAATAATTTAATACCAAAAATAGATGAAGTATTAAATATCATAAAAATTGCAAAAAAAATGTACAACGATAAAAAAATAATTTTAGGTTGTATGCATCCAAAAGGTACATATCGAAAAGAGCTTCAAAAAAATTTAATTCCATATTTAGATGGTTTAGTACAACCATTAAAAGAAACAGAAATATTAATTAAAAATATGAATTACAAAATAAACTATAAATATGAATGTTGCGCTTTATAA
- the rnc gene encoding ribonuclease III, whose protein sequence is MKSEESFNLNKNEKNQVKNAIKYLNLPEIMDKKILFNALCHTSYVFEKENKGRKLNSNERLEFLGDSVLELVISEFLYSNYSLTEGDMSKIRATVASELILSEVALSIGLNNFLFLGTGEDKHGGRKKHSILADAFESLLASIYLSLGYEFTQNFIIKNLNEHIEKAVAGELFLDYKTKLQEITQDVFKVLPDYEIIKAKGPSHIRYYKIGVKVDGKIYGIGEGHSKKIAEQIAAREACKKIRKE, encoded by the coding sequence ATGAAAAGTGAAGAATCATTTAATTTAAACAAAAATGAGAAAAATCAAGTTAAAAATGCAATAAAATATTTAAATCTACCAGAAATCATGGATAAAAAAATATTATTCAATGCTTTATGCCATACTTCATATGTATTTGAAAAAGAAAATAAAGGAAGAAAATTAAACTCTAATGAAAGATTAGAATTTCTCGGAGATTCAGTTTTGGAACTCGTAATCTCCGAGTTCCTTTATTCAAATTATTCATTAACTGAAGGAGATATGTCAAAAATAAGAGCCACAGTTGCAAGTGAATTAATATTATCAGAAGTAGCTTTAAGTATAGGATTAAATAATTTTTTATTTTTAGGAACTGGTGAAGATAAACATGGTGGAAGAAAAAAACATTCAATATTAGCAGATGCTTTTGAATCATTATTAGCTTCTATTTACTTATCTTTAGGATACGAATTTACTCAAAATTTTATAATAAAAAATCTAAATGAACATATAGAAAAAGCTGTAGCTGGTGAATTATTTTTAGATTATAAAACTAAATTACAAGAAATAACTCAAGATGTATTTAAAGTTCTACCTGATTATGAAATAATAAAAGCAAAAGGACCTTCCCATATAAGATATTATAAAATTGGTGTTAAAGTTGATGGAAAAATATATGGCATTGGAGAAGGCCATTCAAAAAAAATAGCTGAACAAATTGCTGCAAGAGAGGCTTGTAAAAAAATAAGAAAGGAATAA
- a CDS encoding transketolase, with protein sequence MKQSIKELKDLSKICRGDILKMTSVSKSGHPGGSMSSIDLYLSVFNRANIDPKQPFKKVRDKTVISHGHTSPGVYSALARFGFFNIEEVISGFRHPSSIFEGHVTRGIPGIEWTTGNLGQGLSVGVGFALAAKLKNEDSKVYVFSSDGESPKGQIAEARRTAKKENLNNLIVILDYNDIQISGRARDVLYVDLKAEYKSAGWNIIEVNGHDFEQINEALEIAENYKLGPTVIIAHTIIGKGVSFMENRHEYHGSPLSDEELEKALKELNIENDIQKFRTAREKLPLKKSEKNYPNEKLNVEYGTPITYENKKTDNRSAFGNALADIAKSNKEKFPVAAIDCDLLPSVKLGEFKKVNPEGYIQIGIQEHNAATISGSLSASGVLTFFADFGVFGLDEPFNQQRLNDINHSNLKTAITHSGTDVGEDGKTHQEVNYMGLIRSMYNTKLIVPSDPTQTDRVVRYAAQNEGNIVITMGRSKIDIIKTEEGKPFFDKNYKYEYGSIDEFRKGEKLTIITYGTFAHIAVDAADILKKEGIKINVIGIASPLHYNDEKLIPYLMNNKIITLEDHNVENGIANEISKTIVKNNININGMENFGFNEYAPSGSSELIRKIYGFDTEAFANKIKEFLG encoded by the coding sequence ATGAAACAAAGTATTAAAGAATTAAAAGATTTATCAAAAATATGTAGAGGTGACATATTAAAAATGACATCTGTATCAAAATCAGGTCATCCAGGTGGTTCTATGTCATCGATAGATCTATACTTAAGTGTATTTAACAGAGCAAATATAGACCCTAAACAACCTTTTAAAAAGGTGAGAGATAAAACTGTTATTAGTCATGGTCATACTTCACCAGGAGTTTATTCTGCTTTGGCAAGATTTGGTTTCTTTAATATAGAAGAAGTAATTTCTGGTTTTAGACATCCATCAAGTATATTTGAAGGCCATGTAACAAGAGGAATACCAGGTATAGAATGGACTACCGGAAATCTTGGTCAAGGATTATCAGTAGGAGTAGGATTTGCACTTGCAGCAAAATTAAAAAATGAAGATTCAAAAGTTTATGTTTTTTCTTCTGATGGAGAAAGTCCTAAAGGACAAATTGCAGAAGCAAGAAGAACAGCAAAAAAAGAAAATTTAAATAATCTTATAGTTATACTTGATTATAATGATATACAAATTTCAGGAAGAGCAAGAGATGTATTATATGTTGATTTAAAAGCTGAATACAAATCTGCTGGATGGAATATAATAGAAGTAAATGGTCATGATTTTGAACAAATAAATGAAGCATTAGAAATAGCTGAAAATTATAAATTAGGTCCAACAGTTATAATAGCTCATACAATAATAGGAAAAGGCGTATCATTCATGGAAAACAGACATGAATATCACGGTTCACCTTTATCAGATGAAGAATTAGAAAAAGCTTTAAAAGAACTCAATATAGAAAATGATATTCAAAAATTTAGAACTGCCAGAGAAAAATTACCTTTGAAAAAATCTGAAAAAAATTATCCAAATGAAAAATTAAATGTTGAATACGGAACACCTATAACTTACGAAAATAAAAAAACAGATAATAGAAGTGCTTTTGGAAATGCTTTAGCTGATATAGCAAAATCAAATAAAGAAAAATTTCCTGTTGCTGCAATAGATTGTGATTTATTACCTTCGGTAAAACTTGGAGAATTTAAAAAAGTCAATCCTGAAGGTTACATACAAATAGGTATACAAGAACACAATGCTGCAACAATATCTGGTTCATTATCTGCGAGTGGTGTTTTAACTTTCTTTGCTGATTTTGGAGTTTTTGGATTAGATGAACCTTTTAATCAACAAAGATTAAATGATATAAATCATTCAAATTTAAAAACAGCTATAACTCATTCTGGAACAGATGTAGGAGAAGATGGAAAAACTCATCAAGAAGTAAATTATATGGGATTAATTAGAAGTATGTATAATACAAAATTAATAGTTCCATCAGATCCAACTCAAACAGATAGAGTAGTTAGATATGCTGCTCAAAATGAAGGAAATATAGTAATTACTATGGGAAGGTCTAAAATAGATATAATAAAAACAGAAGAAGGAAAACCGTTCTTTGACAAAAATTATAAATATGAATATGGTAGTATAGATGAATTTAGAAAAGGCGAAAAATTAACTATAATTACCTATGGAACATTTGCACATATAGCTGTAGATGCTGCAGATATATTAAAAAAAGAAGGTATCAAAATAAATGTAATAGGTATAGCTTCACCTTTACACTATAATGATGAAAAATTAATACCATACCTTATGAACAACAAAATAATAACATTAGAAGATCATAATGTAGAAAATGGAATTGCAAATGAAATAAGTAAAACTATAGTAAAAAATAATATAAATATAAATGGTATGGAAAATTTTGGATTTAATGAATATGCTCCTTCTGGATCTTCTGAATTAATAAGAAAAATTTATGGCTTTGATACAGAAGCTTTTGCAAATAAAATCAAGGAGTTTTTAGGATAA
- a CDS encoding PSP1 domain-containing protein, with product MPDPKIKVIGVELEKREPIIYYTFLEEENDDDYSINTLVLVNSELGLEVGKIITKTKFLSIEEMGYEPNPIIRILTEEDEEEFQKIKQEIKEVEEYTQNKSEEMNLQMRVLQARYTFDRSKLIIFFGADSRVDFRELVKVLAKKYKVRIELRQVGIRDEVKIKGSLGLCGQVACCARFLREFSSIKMELAKTQQMMINTAKISGRCGKLLCCLRYENDFYEEVLKNVPNENSTIEYDGKPAKVITVNVFLKEVTLQVIEDNQPLLIKIPFKYFNENSNEENKTDEL from the coding sequence ATGCCTGATCCAAAAATAAAAGTCATAGGGGTAGAATTAGAAAAAAGAGAACCAATAATTTATTACACTTTCTTAGAAGAAGAAAATGATGATGATTATTCAATAAATACATTAGTTCTTGTTAATTCAGAATTAGGGTTAGAAGTTGGTAAAATAATTACAAAAACAAAATTTTTATCAATAGAAGAAATGGGATATGAACCAAACCCAATAATAAGAATTTTAACCGAAGAAGATGAAGAAGAATTTCAAAAAATAAAACAAGAAATAAAGGAAGTAGAAGAATATACTCAAAATAAATCAGAAGAAATGAACTTACAAATGAGAGTACTTCAAGCAAGATATACATTTGATAGATCTAAACTTATAATATTTTTTGGAGCAGATTCAAGAGTAGATTTCAGAGAATTGGTAAAAGTACTTGCAAAAAAATATAAAGTAAGAATTGAATTAAGACAAGTTGGAATAAGAGATGAAGTAAAAATAAAAGGTTCTTTAGGATTATGTGGCCAAGTTGCTTGTTGTGCAAGATTTTTAAGAGAGTTTTCATCTATAAAAATGGAACTTGCAAAAACACAACAAATGATGATAAACACAGCTAAAATATCTGGAAGATGTGGAAAATTATTATGTTGTTTAAGATATGAAAATGATTTTTATGAAGAAGTATTAAAAAATGTTCCAAATGAAAATTCTACTATTGAATATGATGGAAAACCTGCTAAGGTAATAACTGTAAATGTATTCTTAAAAGAAGTAACTTTACAAGTAATAGAAGATAATCAACCACTATTGATAAAAATACCTTTTAAATATTTTAATGAAAATTCAAATGAAGAAAATAAAACAGACGAACTTTAA
- a CDS encoding YaaR family protein codes for MNINPLGNNKKSESKGKTKKIKKNGSSKKNSSTEDIGFFDILTEKEYEISQKELKKLVDEILNQGNRFVKSPTQINLNQYKRSIKEYLKKIEKKLYKVKEDINIDNGNPRLHIIAEVVDQKIQDITKALINKEKNTLNFASKVEEINGLLLDLYR; via the coding sequence ATGAACATAAACCCTCTCGGAAACAATAAAAAATCTGAATCAAAAGGAAAAACTAAAAAAATTAAAAAAAATGGTTCATCAAAAAAAAATTCTTCAACTGAAGATATAGGTTTTTTCGATATTTTAACAGAAAAAGAATATGAAATTTCTCAAAAAGAATTAAAAAAACTTGTAGATGAAATATTAAATCAAGGGAATAGATTTGTAAAATCTCCAACTCAAATTAATTTAAATCAATATAAAAGATCTATAAAAGAATATTTAAAAAAAATAGAAAAAAAACTTTATAAAGTAAAAGAAGATATAAATATAGATAATGGAAATCCAAGACTTCATATAATAGCTGAAGTAGTAGATCAAAAAATACAAGATATAACAAAAGCATTAATAAATAAAGAAAAAAACACTTTAAACTTTGCATCTAAAGTCGAAGAAATAAATGGATTATTACTTGACTTATACAGATAA